The genomic window CGGCGACGTTGAGGATCGCCAGCACGCCGCCCAGCAGGCCGGCGTTCAGCGCGGCCGAGGAGAGGTCCGCCGCCCGCCTCAGCACGGGGCTCGCGTGCCGGTACCGCCTCGCCGCGACGCTCAGCCAGAGCGTCAGGGCGGCCCCCGCCGCGAAGAACGGCAGCGAAGGCAGGATCCCCGCGACGGACGCGACGCCGGCCCCGAGGAGCAGCGACGTCAGGCCCGCGGCCAGGCCCGCGATGAGCAGGTCGCGCCGGCGAGGGGGCATCGCCCCGGGGTCGTCCTCGGCCGCCGCCCGGCCGGGGGGCGCCCCGCGCAGGGCCCAGTACGCCGCGAGGAACGCCGCAAGGGCCAGCCCTCCGAGGAGGAATTCCGGCCGCCCGGAGAGGGAGGAGAGACTCTGGAGCATCGGCTCAAGGACCCCAAAACGCCCCGCGCCCGGCTCATCGCCGGCGCCGGGACTCGAGCACCTTCACGGCCAGGAAGAGGGCCAGCACGCAGACCGAGGCGTGCACCGCGATCACCCTCAGGTCGAGCTGACCGCGGCCGAAGGACACGACCTGCATGTAGACCGAGAGGAAACGCGCCGCCTCGGCCCACCCCGCCTGGACCCTCGCCCCGTACGACGAGAGCAGGAGCGTCAGCACGACCGAGAGGAAGAGCGTGACGAACGTCCAGATGGCCGCGACGATCTGGTTCCGCGTCGTCGCGCTGAAGAGCAGCCCGATCGCCACGAACATCATCCCCATCGTGGTCAGGCCGATCCCCAGGCTGACCAGGGGCCCGAGGTCGAACTCGTAGCGGCCCTGGTAGTACAGGAACGGCAGGTAGAGGGCGAACGGCGCCAGCAGGGCGAGGTACATGATGACGCCGGCCAGCCACTTCGCGACGGCGACCTCGGCCTCGGTGACCGGGAGCGTCAGGAGGGTCTCGATCGTCCCCGTGCGCCGCTCCTCCGCGATCAGCCGCATCGTCAGCAGCGGCACGGCCACCAGCACGGCGAACCAGAAGAGCGGGCTCGACGACACGTAGGCCGTCATCGGGTCCCGGAGGATCGAATACTCGCGCTGCGGCTGGCTGAGGGAGTCCACGAGCTCCCAGAAATTGAGGAAGGCGATCACCTGGAAGGCCAGGATCACGAGATACGCCATCGGGCCCAGGAAGAAGGCCCCGATCTCGCGGCCGAGCAGCGTCGGTACGTGTCGCATCATCGGAGGGCCTCCGCGTCCTCGGGCCCGATCCCGTCCCGGGTCACCGCCTCGACGAACCGCTCCTCGAGGCTGCTCCGCCGCAATTCGAGGGCGCGGAGCGGCCAGCCCCCCTCCGCGACCCGCCTCGCCACGGCCTCGCGCACGTCCGCCCCGTCCATCCCCTGGACCTCCAGGCCGGCGACCTCCCCCTCGACGCGGGAGACCCGGACGCGGCGGACGCCCTCGACCGACTGGATCGCGGCGCGGATCCGATCGGACGGGCCGCGGGCCTCCACGAGGATGGCCTGCCCCTGCCGGAGATGCTCCAGCCGGTCGTCCACGGCGATCCGGCCCCCCGCGATGATGATGACCCGGGAGCAGACGGCCTCCACCTCGGACATGATGTGCGTCGAGAGGAGCACCGTGTGCCGCTCCCCGAGCTCCCGGATCAGGTCCCGGACCTCGCGGATCTGGATCGGGTCCAGGCCGGACGTCGGCTCGTCCAGGATCAGGACATCCGGGTCGTGGAGGAGGGCCTCGGCCAGCCCGACCCGCTGGCGATAGCCCCGGGAGAGATGGCCGATGATCCGGTCCTCGACGTCCCCCAGCCGGCATCGCGCGACCGCGTCCCCGATCGCCGCCCGGCGTCGGGGGCGGGGCACGTCCTTGAGCCTGGCCCGGTAGCCCAGGTACTCGCGGACCCTCATCTCGCCGTAGAGCGGCACGCTCTCCGGCAGGTAGCCGACGTGCTTGCGGACCTCGAGGGGCTCGTCGAGGACGTCATGCCCGGCGAGGGTCGCCCGGCCGCTCGTGGGGGCCAGGTACGTGGTCAGGATCCGCATCGTGGTCGTCTTGCCGGCGCCGTTGGGCCCCAGCAGTCCGACCACCTCGCCGCGGCCGATGCCGAAGGAAATGCTCTCGATCGCCCGGACCGATCCGTACAGCTTGGTCAGTTGCTCGACTGCGATCATGGATTCGCGCACAACGAAGACGACGGAAACTCAACTGGCCACCCCTGGCGGGCGGGCCCGGGCCGGGTGCATGCTTCGCGAGGCCCTGCACCCATCTTACCGCAATTCGGGGAGACGTGACCGGGGCCGTCCGGGAAAGTCCGCGGCGAGGCGGTGAGGGGCGGGCAGGGCGGCCCATCCCCGGCGCCGGCCGTCATCCCGCGTCGGGGCGGCGGACCCAGAGCAGGACCACGAGCCGCCGTTCCCTGTCAGGCGGGATGGCGGGGCCTCCGGCGGCACGGGCGTGCCTCGCGTCCCGGTCCGACGGCGCCGGGCCCGGGACGATCAGGTCGGCCGCGGGCGAGCTCCGTTCCTGCTCGGGCGTGGGCCGACGGCCCGCCGGCCCGCGCAGGGCCATGGGCTCCGTGGGGAAGGCGACGTCCCCGGCGCCCCGGGCGGGCAGGGAGACCACCTGGCCGATGTCGGCCAATTGCATCGCCACGGCCGGATCGAGGTCGATGTCCTCCAGGGTGGGGCCGAATTCCCCCTCGAGCCCGCGGCGGAGCGGGTCGAGCTCCGCCTCGTCCACGACGACCGCGAAGACGGTGGCCTGCCCCGGATGCTCGGGGTCGAAGACGATCCCCTGCGACACCGTCACCTTGTAGAAGTCGCGGTGCGCGGCCTTCTCGACGAGCGACGCGACCCGCGACTCCGCCTGGCCCCCAATCCGATCCGTGATGAGGAAGGCCCGCCGGAGGCTCGGGTCATCCATCAGTTCCCTCAGCCGCTCGCGATCGGCCGGGAACTCCGCGATCGCGGCGACGTCACGCACCCCGGTCGCGGGCTCGGGGGCCGGAGCGGCCGTCGGCGCCCCGACGCGGGGCGGGCCCGCGGCCGGGGAGGCCCCGGCGGGCGACGACGAGGCCACGGCCGGGGCCGGAGGCGAGGTCGGGAGCACGGGGCCGGGCGCCGGCATCCGCGGCGACGGCCCGGGGCGGAGGGCCCACGCGACCGCGAGGGCGGCCGCAGAGGCCGCGATCCCGCCGGCGATCCACGCCGCGACCCTCGCCGGACGGCGTCGCGCGGCGCGGCCGCGGACGGCGTGGAGGATGCCGGCGGAGAGGTCCGGCGCCGGCGGGCGGGGCAGCTCGGCGACGAGCTCGGCGACGGCCCGCAGGCCCCGGGCCGCCTCGGCCAGGCCGCGGTCGCCGGCGATCGCCGACCGGACGCGGCCGGCTTCCTCGTCCCCCAGCTCGCCATCCAGATAGGCACTCAGCAGGGGTTCCTCGTCTCGACTCAGCATAATAAGGCCATTGCGTTAGGGTTTCAAATCCGGCGGGCGCGGCGGGCGGGCCACCGGTCTCCGGCCGGTCAGGTCGCGGTCTGGGCGTCTTCGCGAGCGTCCGGCGGGCGGATCGCCGGGGCGTCAACTCCCCCCGCCCCCGGCCGCGGCCGGATCGCCGGGCCAGGCCCGGATGCCCCTCTCGCCCTCGCCGGCGCGGGACGCGGCGGGGGAGGAGTCCTCGATGAGCGGTCGGAGCCGTTCCCGGAGCTCGCAGCGGGCGCGGTGGAGCCGGCTCCGGACCGTCCCGACCGGGATCCCCAGGACCTCGGCGATCTCCTCGTAGCGGCGTCCGTCGAAGTCCTTGAGGACCACGACGGCGCGGTGGTCCGGCGCCAGCGCGTTCAAGGCCTCCTCCACGAGCGCCTCGCGCTCCACGCATTCGAGGGCGAACGAGGGGTCGTTCTCCCGCGACCGATCGGCCGGCTCGGCCGCGGCGGCGGCGGCCGGCGGCACCTCGGCCCCGCCCCGCCGTCGCTTGCGGCGGTCGCTGAGCGCGAGGTTGACGGCGATCCGGTAGATCCACGTGTAGAACGAGCTCTCGCCGTGGAACTGGTCCAGCTTCTCGAAGGCGCGGATGAAGGTGTCTTGGAGGACATCCTGGGCATTCTCCGCCGAGCCCGTCAGGCGCACGAGCGTCGGGTAGAGGCGGTCCTGGTGCCGGCGGACGAGGATCCCGA from Aquisphaera giovannonii includes these protein-coding regions:
- a CDS encoding anti-sigma factor family protein; translation: MLSRDEEPLLSAYLDGELGDEEAGRVRSAIAGDRGLAEAARGLRAVAELVAELPRPPAPDLSAGILHAVRGRAARRRPARVAAWIAGGIAASAAALAVAWALRPGPSPRMPAPGPVLPTSPPAPAVASSSPAGASPAAGPPRVGAPTAAPAPEPATGVRDVAAIAEFPADRERLRELMDDPSLRRAFLITDRIGGQAESRVASLVEKAAHRDFYKVTVSQGIVFDPEHPGQATVFAVVVDEAELDPLRRGLEGEFGPTLEDIDLDPAVAMQLADIGQVVSLPARGAGDVAFPTEPMALRGPAGRRPTPEQERSSPAADLIVPGPAPSDRDARHARAAGGPAIPPDRERRLVVLLWVRRPDAG
- a CDS encoding ABC transporter permease; the protein is MMRHVPTLLGREIGAFFLGPMAYLVILAFQVIAFLNFWELVDSLSQPQREYSILRDPMTAYVSSSPLFWFAVLVAVPLLTMRLIAEERRTGTIETLLTLPVTEAEVAVAKWLAGVIMYLALLAPFALYLPFLYYQGRYEFDLGPLVSLGIGLTTMGMMFVAIGLLFSATTRNQIVAAIWTFVTLFLSVVLTLLLSSYGARVQAGWAEAARFLSVYMQVVSFGRGQLDLRVIAVHASVCVLALFLAVKVLESRRRR
- a CDS encoding ABC transporter ATP-binding protein, with the protein product MIAVEQLTKLYGSVRAIESISFGIGRGEVVGLLGPNGAGKTTTMRILTTYLAPTSGRATLAGHDVLDEPLEVRKHVGYLPESVPLYGEMRVREYLGYRARLKDVPRPRRRAAIGDAVARCRLGDVEDRIIGHLSRGYRQRVGLAEALLHDPDVLILDEPTSGLDPIQIREVRDLIRELGERHTVLLSTHIMSEVEAVCSRVIIIAGGRIAVDDRLEHLRQGQAILVEARGPSDRIRAAIQSVEGVRRVRVSRVEGEVAGLEVQGMDGADVREAVARRVAEGGWPLRALELRRSSLEERFVEAVTRDGIGPEDAEALR
- a CDS encoding RNA polymerase sigma factor, giving the protein MMTGRDDDQGLVRACRGGDTEAFGILVRRHQDRLYPTLVRLTGSAENAQDVLQDTFIRAFEKLDQFHGESSFYTWIYRIAVNLALSDRRKRRRGGAEVPPAAAAAAEPADRSRENDPSFALECVEREALVEEALNALAPDHRAVVVLKDFDGRRYEEIAEVLGIPVGTVRSRLHRARCELRERLRPLIEDSSPAASRAGEGERGIRAWPGDPAAAGGGGS